The DNA segment AAGCCCTTTCATCATGAATCTAGAAGACTACATTTTTAATCTTTGAGGAAGTATTTATCATGATCCTAGTACTTAGAGCATTTGCTGAGAGAattttagtagattttttttctcttgtcctgTTAGTGTTTCATCTAAGACATTAGTGTGAGGCTATATTTATGTGAGGCAtatgaataaaaagtaaatgatacCTATATAAAAACATAGGGAATAGGAGATTTcactggtgcagggggttaaggatccgatgctgTCTCTGCAATGgctgggtcacagctgtggcttggaataAAACCCTggatggggaacttccatatgttgtgggtgcaaccgaaagaaaaaaaaaaaaggaaaacataaggaACGAAGCTCTGTGCTTGGCATATAGTAGCCTCTGAATCAATGGTAGAGATTAGCAGTAAGAGGAAGTTAAGCTCAGGACATCCTCTGGTAGTAGGAATAATTCCAGTTTAAGTGATAGCAACCCCAATGCCTTACTTCTACATAGTACTTTATTTTACAAAGTCCTACATTTCATTTTTAGCAGAAGAATCAATCCAAAAGGAGTGGAGGGGGgaaagctgtttttgtttgtttgtttagtttttcatCAGAGATAGAAAATACTGCTTagatggagttccagttgtggtgcagcagaaatgaacctgaatagtaaccatagggttgcaggttccgtccctggacacactcagtgggttaaggatctagcattgctgtgagctgtggtgtatgtcgcagatgcggctcagatcctacattactgtggttgtggtgtaggcccacagctgtagctctgattggacccctagcctgggaacctccatataccacaggtgtggctctaaaaagacaaaaaaaaaaaaaaaagaaaaagaaaaagaaagaaagtaaaagaaaacactgCTTTGGGATTTTAAAAGACCTCTCTAAACTCCCAGGTATCATGATCcttattacttctttttctttttcggccttgtccctggcatgtggaagttcaagccagggattaaatctgagctgccacagctatggcaacaccagatccttaacccactgtgcctggttggggatcaaacctgtgctatcTCAGAGAAaaggctggatgcttaacccactgtgtcacagtgggaactcccatgacctcATTATTAATGAGAAAATTGAGTCTCACAGAGTTTATTTACCTAACATCACAGAGCCAGGAGGTGGCAACATCAGGCACAAGATGGCCTGAAGTTCAGTGCTAGTCAATAATCTTACAATAGTCCAGCCCCTTCCTCAGGGCTATGAATGAGGGGGTTGAGCATAGGAGTAAGGACCATGTAGAAGATAGAGACCACCTTGTCATGGCTTGGGGCTTGGTAGTGCCTAGGTCTCAGGTAGATGAACATGGCTGCCCCATAGAAGAGGGACACAGCTGTaaggtgggaggagcaggtggccaGAGCCTTTTTACCAGCCTGAGCAGAGCGCATGTGGAGCACAGCCTTCAGGATGTGGGCACAGAAGTCCATGATgatggagaagggaagaaacaaCATGATGACACAGCAAACAAGTACTAGGTTCTCAAGAATAGATGTGTCTACACAGGCCAGCTTCAACAAGGATAACATCTCATAAAAGAAGTGGTCCACCTCCCTCAACCCACAGTAAGGAAAGGTCATTACTACCACCATCTGCGTGAAACCATCTATGATCCCAAAGGCCCAGGAGCTCCCAACAATCTGGAGACAGATCCGCTGACTCATGAGGATGGGATAGTGAAGTGGGTGGGTAATGGCCACATAGTGGTCATAAGCCATGAGTCCCAGCAAGAGCCCTTCAGATCCCACGAGAGAGATGAAAAAGCCAGTTTGTATACCACAACCCACAAAAGAGATAGACTTCTTTCCAGAGAGGAAGTTGACTGCCATCTTTGGCACAATGTCACAGATCAACATGAGGTCCATGAGGGAGAGCtgactgaggaagaagtacatgggtatGTGGAGTCGAGGATCTACGTAGATGAGGAAGATGAGGATATTCCCACAGAGGGCCACTGTGAAGACTATCATGACTGCTGAGAAAAGAACAAGGTCAGTGGGACCGTGGGAAAAGATGCCCAGGAGGACAAAGTCATCTGTGGATGATTGGTTCAACCATATCTCCATGCCTCAGCTGGTGTTCCTGGTCACCTGAGAATACAGACCAAAAACATTGGATtaactgacatttatttattgacttctgTATTCCACATCTTCACGAGCTGTTATGTTTGTAATTCATGAGGTCTTAACAACATAAACTTTGGGACATAGAAGAGGGTAATCCTTTATATCTCTAGCACAGCAATAGGATATTCCTCTTAGTTCACAGAATTTGACCATATATCTATATTGGTATGTATTTGTGCCAAGAAGAGTGGAAACTGAGTAATATTATATGAGTAATATTATACCATAGACCTTCAGACAGTCCCCTTCAATAGACTTTATTGGCTTTAATATGTGATATTAAGCCTTTTATCTGAGACCACATGACTTTATCCTCTTGGGCATCTTCTCCCACAGTCTCACTGACCTTGGTAAACCAAGGGCTTGGGCTATTTCATTCCCAGGAGATAATTTTAATGTGttataaaaaggaagggaatgaaGCTCAAGGTGATCTTTAGTATGTATATCTTTCTTTATGCCCTGAGAATTTTGTTATAATAGCCACTCTGTTGTACTTTAAATATAGGTGGAAAGAAAGTGCTCGTTAGTGTTCCACCTGAGAAGGAAAAGTTGTGGTTGTATACCATTGTTGGTAATTATATTGGGGGTGACAGGAGAGTCACAAGGTGAAGGGGATCAGCAATGACATGGTGCCTAAACCTCTCAAGAAGCGTGAGGGCTTCAGTAGTACTGAGActtctttctaaaattaattttatctttatttttttatttttggctacacccataaCTTGTGGAATTTtatgggccaaggatcaaacctgcaccctagcagtgacctgagtggcATAATTTCTTCTCAAAAATATAGCTAATTTATActtgtttcagatgtacagcaaagtgattcagatgtatatacacataaataaagttttttagattctttttattataggttattataattaagtaattccttgtttttttgtttttttttaggccacaacttttgcatatggaagttcccaggctatgggttgaattggagcagcagctgatggcctgaaccacagctacagctacattgaatcccagctgtgtctgtgacctacaccacaactcatggaaacactggatcctttaacccactgagcaaggtcagggatcaaatccccatcctcatggatactagttggttcttaacctgctgagccacaatgggaactctgagcaatTCCTTGTTTGTtacctattttctattttattttttgggctgtgtctatggcatgcagaagttcttgggccagggatcaaacctgtgccacagcagtaggttatctgttttatacatagtagtgtgtattttaatcccaaactcttaatttctccctccacccaaatcccctttggtaaccataagtttgttttctatgtctgtgaatctatttctattttgtaaataagttcatttgcatcattctttcagattccacatgtaagtgatgtcatatgatatttgtctttctccaacttcacttgataatctttaggtccatccatgttgctgcaaatagcatcatttcatttttttatggctgattaatattccaatacatacatatatatatgtatatatatatcacatattctttatccattcagctgtcagtggacacttaggttgcttgcatgtcttAGCTAATGTAAATAATGTAAGTAGTGCTATCATgaaaataggggtgcatgtatatttttgaattagagttttttttttttttcccagatatatgcccaggaatgcatcatatggtaactctattttggttaaaatacatttaaaagcatatagaaaccccatactgttttccattgtggctgtatCAGTTTATATTTCCATACtgattgtaggagggttcctttttctcctcgcCATCCCCAAGTGCTGAGACTTTAAAAGTAACTCCAGGATCAGGGTTTTAGTGTAACTGGGCTGAAATCAAGTATAGATACACCTGCTTACTAAATTTTCTtcaatagaaatgaaagaggcTTTTTAATTCAATCTAACTGATAATTTGCACCTGGAGTTCTGAACCACTTACTCATAGCTTTATAATAGCTCCAACTAATTTGTTCGGAATATGTCAATGAAAAGAGATTTTCTTTGATATTTGGTC comes from the Phacochoerus africanus isolate WHEZ1 chromosome 4, ROS_Pafr_v1, whole genome shotgun sequence genome and includes:
- the LOC125125428 gene encoding olfactory receptor 2V2-like, with the protein product MEIWLNQSSTDDFVLLGIFSHGPTDLVLFSAVMIVFTVALCGNILIFLIYVDPRLHIPMYFFLSQLSLMDLMLICDIVPKMAVNFLSGKKSISFVGCGIQTGFFISLVGSEGLLLGLMAYDHYVAITHPLHYPILMSQRICLQIVGSSWAFGIIDGFTQMVVVMTFPYCGLREVDHFFYEMLSLLKLACVDTSILENLVLVCCVIMLFLPFSIIMDFCAHILKAVLHMRSAQAGKKALATCSSHLTAVSLFYGAAMFIYLRPRHYQAPSHDKVVSIFYMVLTPMLNPLIHSPEEGAGLL